DNA from Gramella sp. MAR_2010_147:
TTAGATTCAGACCTCGCTAAAAGAGAAGTGGCAGCTATTTACAGGTGTGACCTTAGCCTTATAATTTCTGAAAAAGAATTTTCGCTGTTAACTTCTGATTTTCAAATTCCACAGGATATTCTTTTCTATTTGCCGTTTTTATTGAAGCCTATTTTTGAAAGTGATCAAAATAATCTTCCGGCTTATCCAGATCGCAAAGATTTTATAAGTATTGGTAATTTTCTTCATGAGCCCAACTGGAGCGCAGTATTATATTTAAAAGAAAAAATATGGCCTGAGATAAGGAAAAAACTTCCTGAAGCAAAAATGCAGGTTTATGGAGCCTACCCTTCTCAAAAGGTTTTGAATCTACATAATCCAGAAGAGAATTTTATTGTAAATGGCTGGGTAGAAGATTCACAGGAAGCAACGAAGAATGCACGGGTATGCCTGGCTCCTATTCATTATGGAGCGGGATTAAAAGGCAAACTTGTTGAGGCTATGCAACAGGGAACCGTTTCTGTTACTACCAAGATTGGTGCTGAAGGTATTAATGCTGAATTTGAATGGAATGGCTATATAACCCAATCTGATAAAGACTTTATTCAAAAATCAATTGATCTATATACAGACAGGAATCATTGGGAAACAAAGCAAAAATCTGGATTTGATATTATTAATCATCGTTTTAATAAAGAAGTACACCATGTCAACTTCAGGCAAAAATTAAAAAGAATTCTCACTGATATGAAATTTCATAGAAGTAAAAATTTTACAGGAAAAATGCTGAAACACCATTTACATAGAAGCACTTATTTTATGTCCAGGTTTATTGAAGAAAAAAATAAAAACAAGAATTAAAAAACCGCCATTTGCAAAAGCAATATGACGGTTTTCACTACACAAAAAAACAGTTTAATCAAACTCTAAACAAAACTGTTAAACAGGTTTAAGGTGGTTTACAAATAGTTTTTCATTTAACTTTTGTAACACTTCTATTTTGTTTCTGGTATCCACCAGAAGTGAAATATTGTTATTGCTTCCTCCATAAGATATCATCCTTACAGGTACATCCTGCAAAATCTCAAAAAGCTTTGAAGTACCTCTATCTTCTATAAGCCCTTCACCAACCACACAGATTATACTGTGATTCGAATCAACACTTGTCTCTCCATATTGTTCGAGTTCGGAAAGAATTAGATCTAAATTAGATGTGTTATCTATGGTTAAAGAAATGGCGATTTCTGAGGTGGTGATCATATCTATAGAAGTCTCATAAGTATCAAAAACTTCAAATATCCTTTTCAGGAACCCATGAGCCATTAACATACGGTTGGACTTAATCTTAATTGCCGTAATTTCATCTTTGGCAGAGATAGCTTTAAGTCCTTTACGTTCTGCGATAGCACTAATACAGGTACCCGTTGCTTCTGGTGTAAAAGTGTTCTTTAGGTAAACGGGAATGTTTTTACCAATTACAGGGGATATGGTTTGTGGATGAAGGATCTTCGCGCCAAAATAAGCAAGTTCAGCTGCCTCTTCAAAACTTAGTTGAGAAACAGGATGGGTTTGCTCTACAAATCTTGGATCGTTATTATGCAGACCGCTTATATCTGTCCAAATCTGGATTTCAGAAGCTCTAATAGCAGCTCCAAGGATAGTTGCCGTATAATCACTACCTCCTCTTTTTAAGGTACTGATTTTCTTCTCTGAATTAAGACGGACAAACCCTTGAGTAATTAAGATCTCATTCCCTACAGCAGATTTGAGACTATCATTCAACAACTCTCCAACAAGACCGGTATCTGGATTTTCAAGATTACTTATATGCATAAATTCCCTGGCATCCAGCAAAGTATTTCCAAGAGATTCAAATTCTAAATATTTACTGAATATAGAAGTTAAAAGCCTTTCACCGGTAGTGGTTATTTTTGAGTCGATCTCTAAATTCCAATCTAATTGACAATCATTCTCGAGTGCTTTTAGCTCTGAACTAATATGCTTTTTAATTAATTTATTAGAAACTTCTTCAGTTATTAATTCATCTATCAATGAGAAATGCTTTGTTTGAAGCCTATTAATTCTTTCAGAAATTTCTTCTGAACTTCTATTTTTCACTAATTCAGATAGCTCAACCAGTTGGTTGGTCACACCAGACATAGCCGAAAGCACCAATAACTTATCCCCCTGTTGATTGGAAATAATATTTTTCACATTTCTAATACTGGCAGCAGATCCAACAGAAGTACCTCCAAATTTTAAAACTTTCATAACCTTTAATTCAGGTTGCATAGGTATTATTAAAATAAAGTGACTCAAAAATTGTATTTCATTTTATATACATTTGTACAAAATGTATAATATTTAACAATGAAGACCATTACAACATGTGTTCACGATATTATTAGGCATCAACCATTTTTAGATGATGCTATTGCCAGGGATATTGTAAATTTTAGCGGATTAGCCGCTGATATTCAGGTACAGGTAGAAAAGGAAATGAGAAAGCCGGTTAAACAGGGAAGTATCATAATGGCCCTGAGGCGTTATGCACCGAGCAGGACAAAGGTAAACATGCAAAGTTTACGTGAACTGGGAGATATTATAGTACGTTCAGGAATAACCGAATACACTTTTCTTAATTCAAAGACGATTATTGCCAGTAAAATTAAGTTGATGGAAGGCGTAAAAGATCAAACAGGAGTTTACTTAAATTATTCTAGCAATTACCAGGAAAGCAATATTCTGGTTTCCTCTTCTTTAACCGACCTTGTGGAAAAGTGCTTTAGAAGTGAAGTGAGAGTTTCTATTAAAGAAAAACTTTCTTCAATTACTATTGAATTGCCTAAAAATAGCTCTCAAAGTGTAGGACTTTACTTCTATATTTTTAAACTACTGGCGTATGAAGGAATTCCGGTATTTGAAATGATTTCTACTTCCAATTACTTTGCCTTATTCCTGGAGAAGGAGTATGTAAACAAGGCTTTTTTATTAATGAATGAGATAAAACAGTAATTTACCAGTATTCATAATAAACACCAGTCATAGCGATCACAGCAACAATCACTATCAAGGCAATAGCAATGTATATCGCTTTATTCACTCCTTTTCTTGCGACCCGTAAGAATTCTAAATCAGACTTTCTTTTTGAATTATTTTGAATAAACATTGTTTGGTTGGTTATAAAAAGGCATACAATATACTAAAAATCAATTATTTAAATAAGTCAGAATTAATTATTTCATAAAGCCTGTTATTTTCAGTGCGCTAGTATTTAAATTTATTTCAAAATTGATAAACTATGAAAAATATCATTAGAGCGCTCATTGCTGGATGGGGAGCTAAGAAATTGGGAGGTGGTTGCGGTTGTGTTGGTATAATCGTAGTTTTTATTATTCTCTGGATCCTCCTGGGATATCTTGGATTAGGTAGTTAATTATAGTCTTTAATTAATGTTGCCCATTCCATACTTTTCAACGTTCTAATAAGTACCGGGTTTACCTCCTCCAGTAGTTTAGAATTTTTTGGAAAGGCATAGCTATAATAGTCTTTTTTTAGGCTTTGTCCCAATATTTCCAGATCATCAGATAGCTGTCCTCTTTCAATTTCAAAATTTAAAATTGGTTCATCATAGACGAACAATGTGGCCTCGTCATTTAAAATTGTTTGTAATCCTTCTTCTCCATTACTCACCAAATTGGTTTCTATATTATACAGCTCAAGTAATTCCTGAGAACTGGAACTTCTAACAGTAGTTACTTCAAACCTTTCCAGATCCTGAATATTTGTTATTTCTTCATTAATACTTTTTACAGTAAGGGAGGAAGCTATCCCAGCAGTAAAACTGGAAATGATAATTACCGCCATAAACATCCATATGAGGCCAACAATCCTGCCTCCAGTTGTTCTTGGAGATTTATCACCATACCCAACAGTGGTCATTGTAACTGCGCTCCACCAGAATCCCTGCATCATTCCTTTAAAACTGCCTCCAAATTCCTCAGGGTTTTTCTTTCGTTCAAAAAACCAGACCAATATTCCAAAAATGAATATCACCAGTAATAATAGTAATATAACAGAGAAAAAATCCCAGCTAAAAAAGTTTCCTATATGCTTTAAAAATGTTGATTCTTTCTTTTTTGCAACACTTGTATGTGATATAAAATAAGGTTGTGAGAAGTCCATCCGTTTCATACGACTATCGGTAACGGTAATGGGATTTACGCTTAGATCTACCTCACCATTCTCTACTCCATTTAATAAACTACCAAGATCGTCATACTCCTTAAACTCGTACTCTACCTGAAGTTGTTCGTTTACCATCTTCCAGGAAGCGATACTCAAACCAGAATATCCTTGCGGACGTTTTTCTACAAAAGGAGGAGTTTCAGTAATACCAATTACAAGTTTTTTCTGAATTCTAAGCGAGTCCTGCTCTTGAGAAAATCCTTTAAAAAAGATTAATAATAGTGTTAGTAAAAGGAGGATATTTCGAAAAATGGGCATCAATAAATTTTTAAAGGTCGAATATAATATAAAGATCTCAGACTTCTATTCTTTGACTGCTTCGTCCTTTTGAAAGACATATGAGATATTAATTTTTTTTCTTCCGAATTTTTTAGCCTTGTTCACATCTTTTCCCATGTAGATATCTATTCGGTTTCTCCAGCGATAATGCATTTTGTCTTTCACCAAAAATACGCCATCAAATCCTTCAATTTTAATTTTCGAATTATGATCCAGACCTAATTTCAGGAGATCTCTGGAAACAGCAATAGCTTTCATTCCTGGTTTAAGAGTGTCTCCCCACGCTGTTATACTAGGATGGCCTTCGGTTTGATATTCAAGAGAATTATATGCTGTCGCCGTCACACATATAGTATTCCAGTCCAAAGCATCTTCTTCTGAGTCCAGTTTATTACATGAGGATATTATAATTAATAGTATCCCCAAAATTCCCGGAACATGGAAAAGCTTGCAGAAACTTAAAAAATATTTTTTTAAACATTTCATACTACTTATAAAGTAAACCCTTCAGGATAGTCACGCTTTACAAATTGGTTCGCTTCATCAAAATTGGTTACTTTCATATTTTCTGCATCCCAGATCATTTTAATATCTCTTCCAGGGTAATAAATTTGATCATTCCCTTCTTCATCTTTACGTGTTTTTTGAATATCATAACCTCTTATGGCAAGATTAGCAACCAACAAAGATTCTGTAAGGGGACCGGCAATCTCGAATGGAGAACTTAATGTCTTATTCCCATACCCGGCTATAGCGGCATTTACCCATTGTGCATAATGCCCGGCCATACCATCCTCTACCCTTTCATACTTTACAGGTACATTTACTTCTGCTGTTTTTGAGGTTGGCAATAATTTTGGATTCAAGCCATAGGTTCCACACATCATTTTTCCTTTAGACCCAATAATTAAGGCTCCATTTCCGCCATCACCAAAAGTTTCATCAGGACCCAGTTCCTCTGGACGCATCGGTTTAATACCACCATCCATCCAGTGTAATTTAATATCTTTTGAAGTTGATTCTTTTCCATCAAAACTCATAATTACATGACTTGAAGGTGGACAACTCTCTGGGAAGTATCCTCTTTTGAATTCGTCTACATAAACGCTTCCAACACTACATTCAACATCTTTAGGATATTTTAAACCTAGTACACTAAACGGTGGTTCAATCAAGTGGCAGCCCATATCTCCTAGTGCGCCAGTTCCATAATCCCACCAGCCTCTCCAGTTAAAGGGAACCAGTCCGTCTACATACTCCTTATATGGCGCGGTTCCCAGCCAAAGCTTCCAGTCAAGTTCAGTTGGTATGGCTGAAGTTGTTTTAGGCCAGGATATTCCCTGGGGCCATACAGGGCGATTGGTCCAAACATAAACTTCTTCTACTTCTCCAATTAAACCGGCATCGTACCATTCTTTCATTAATCTTACACCGTCTCCAGATGCTCCCTGATTCCCCATTTGTGTCACTACCTTATATTTTTCAGCAGCTTCGGTTAATTTTCGGGCCTCATAAATATCGTGAGTTAAGGGTTTTTGAACATAGGCATGCTTCCCAAGCTCCATGGCCGCCATCGTTTGTACAGCGTGGTTATGATCTGGGGTTGCAATACTTACCGCATCAAAATTTTTAGCTTCCTTATCATATAATTCCCTGTAATCTTTATAGTACTTTGCTTTTGGAAAACGCTCTCTTGAAATTGCTGCTCTGCGATCGTCGACATCACATAAAAACGCAATTTCAGCATTTCCACTTTCATAGAAACTAAGCAGGTCTGACTGTCCTTTACCTCCCACCCCAATTCCAGCAATTAAAAGTTTATCGCTTGGAGCGGTGAATCCCGGTCCTCCAAGTACAT
Protein-coding regions in this window:
- a CDS encoding 3D domain-containing protein, with amino-acid sequence MKCLKKYFLSFCKLFHVPGILGILLIIISSCNKLDSEEDALDWNTICVTATAYNSLEYQTEGHPSITAWGDTLKPGMKAIAVSRDLLKLGLDHNSKIKIEGFDGVFLVKDKMHYRWRNRIDIYMGKDVNKAKKFGRKKINISYVFQKDEAVKE
- a CDS encoding aspartate kinase is translated as MKVLKFGGTSVGSAASIRNVKNIISNQQGDKLLVLSAMSGVTNQLVELSELVKNRSSEEISERINRLQTKHFSLIDELITEEVSNKLIKKHISSELKALENDCQLDWNLEIDSKITTTGERLLTSIFSKYLEFESLGNTLLDAREFMHISNLENPDTGLVGELLNDSLKSAVGNEILITQGFVRLNSEKKISTLKRGGSDYTATILGAAIRASEIQIWTDISGLHNNDPRFVEQTHPVSQLSFEEAAELAYFGAKILHPQTISPVIGKNIPVYLKNTFTPEATGTCISAIAERKGLKAISAKDEITAIKIKSNRMLMAHGFLKRIFEVFDTYETSIDMITTSEIAISLTIDNTSNLDLILSELEQYGETSVDSNHSIICVVGEGLIEDRGTSKLFEILQDVPVRMISYGGSNNNISLLVDTRNKIEVLQKLNEKLFVNHLKPV
- a CDS encoding Gfo/Idh/MocA family oxidoreductase, with protein sequence MNKPKEETNKNSRRDFMKKSAIAASGIMIVPRHVLGGPGFTAPSDKLLIAGIGVGGKGQSDLLSFYESGNAEIAFLCDVDDRRAAISRERFPKAKYYKDYRELYDKEAKNFDAVSIATPDHNHAVQTMAAMELGKHAYVQKPLTHDIYEARKLTEAAEKYKVVTQMGNQGASGDGVRLMKEWYDAGLIGEVEEVYVWTNRPVWPQGISWPKTTSAIPTELDWKLWLGTAPYKEYVDGLVPFNWRGWWDYGTGALGDMGCHLIEPPFSVLGLKYPKDVECSVGSVYVDEFKRGYFPESCPPSSHVIMSFDGKESTSKDIKLHWMDGGIKPMRPEELGPDETFGDGGNGALIIGSKGKMMCGTYGLNPKLLPTSKTAEVNVPVKYERVEDGMAGHYAQWVNAAIAGYGNKTLSSPFEIAGPLTESLLVANLAIRGYDIQKTRKDEEGNDQIYYPGRDIKMIWDAENMKVTNFDEANQFVKRDYPEGFTL
- a CDS encoding glycosyltransferase, whose protein sequence is MLKLLVIGYVWPEPKSSAAGTRMMQLLDFFKNEDYQITFATTARKTRNKADLESLGIDTRNIRLNDPEFDAFLEDLMPDTVLFDRFMMEEQFGWRVDTICPDTLKILDTEDLHFLRNARQQAYKQKGTAQEIYLDSDLAKREVAAIYRCDLSLIISEKEFSLLTSDFQIPQDILFYLPFLLKPIFESDQNNLPAYPDRKDFISIGNFLHEPNWSAVLYLKEKIWPEIRKKLPEAKMQVYGAYPSQKVLNLHNPEENFIVNGWVEDSQEATKNARVCLAPIHYGAGLKGKLVEAMQQGTVSVTTKIGAEGINAEFEWNGYITQSDKDFIQKSIDLYTDRNHWETKQKSGFDIINHRFNKEVHHVNFRQKLKRILTDMKFHRSKNFTGKMLKHHLHRSTYFMSRFIEEKNKNKN
- a CDS encoding transporter substrate-binding domain-containing protein, with the protein product MPIFRNILLLLTLLLIFFKGFSQEQDSLRIQKKLVIGITETPPFVEKRPQGYSGLSIASWKMVNEQLQVEYEFKEYDDLGSLLNGVENGEVDLSVNPITVTDSRMKRMDFSQPYFISHTSVAKKKESTFLKHIGNFFSWDFFSVILLLLLVIFIFGILVWFFERKKNPEEFGGSFKGMMQGFWWSAVTMTTVGYGDKSPRTTGGRIVGLIWMFMAVIIISSFTAGIASSLTVKSINEEITNIQDLERFEVTTVRSSSSQELLELYNIETNLVSNGEEGLQTILNDEATLFVYDEPILNFEIERGQLSDDLEILGQSLKKDYYSYAFPKNSKLLEEVNPVLIRTLKSMEWATLIKDYN